In the genome of Mastomys coucha isolate ucsf_1 unplaced genomic scaffold, UCSF_Mcou_1 pScaffold21, whole genome shotgun sequence, the window NNNNNNNNNNNNNNNNNNNNNNNNNNNNNNNNNNNNNNNNNNNNNNNNNNNNNNNNNNNNNNNNtgcgtgcgtgtgcgtgtgcgtgtgtgtgtgtgtgtgtgtgtgtgtgtgtgtgtatatgaagtcAGGCATAgaagtgcatgcttttaatcccagaacctgggagtcagaagcaggtggatctctatggattcaaggccagcccagtttACAatgtgaattctaggacagcctgagctatatagagtgataccctgtctagaaaaaaccaTAAcaagatgataataataaaataaatgtatatggatattttgcccTCCTGTATATAAATGCATTTAGTGCAGGCCTAGTCCCTGGAGAGGCCAGAAAATGGGTTGGATTCCATgaaactggaattagagatgttAAGTGAACCAAACccaagggttttgtttgtttgtttgttttttgcttttgacagggtttctatatagccttggctgtcctggaactcactctgtaaaccagactgtcCTTaaacagtgctaggattaaaagtgagtgccgggctgctgagatggctcagcagttaagagcactgactgctcttccaaaggtcccaagttcaaatcccagcaaccacatggtggctcacaatcacccataatgagacctgatgccctcttctggtgtgtctgaagacagctacagtgtacttagttataataaaaaataaatctttttttaaaaaaaagtgagtgccactgactgctcttctagaggtcctgagttcaattcccagaaaccatatggtggctcacaaccatctgtaatggaatctgatgcactcttccagtgcgtgtctgaagacagctgcagtgtactcatagaaataaaaagtaaataaatttctaaaaaaataaaataaaataagcttgtgaagaaattgagcatcttaaaaaaaaagtgagtgtCACCAAAAAACCCCAAGTTAAACCACCCAGCTAAACCCcaagtcttctacaagagcaacaagcactcttaaccactgaaccccactttaaaaaaacaaaaaacacaaagtcTCCTATAGCAGAAGCTGGCCTCAAGTTGACTAAGTAGACTAGGctaaccctgaacttctgatcgcCCTGCCTCCACCCCTAGAATGCTGGGATCACCTGTGTGTGCCACATCAAGTCTCATGTACTGAGACTCGAACCTAGAACCCTGAACATCCCATCAAGTACCCTCTGAGCTACAACTCCAGCTCTGCTCTTCGGGTTTTGACTCTGCCTGTCTTTCCTttctaataagaaagaaagaaaaaaaccaacaaaaacactAGATTCTTTctaagtagatcaggctggcgttgaactcacagcagtcccCTGTTTTTGTCTCTCGAGGGTGCTGAGAAGACAGTCATGTGACACAATGGCAGGGGACATTTTTTTAAGTGGTAGGGATGTCACTAAGGGTCCCCTACATGCTAGTGAAAggcagacaaggaaactgagacacatctcttcattcatttattcattcattcattcattcattcattcatgaaagCTGTCATGAGGCCTGAACAGACTAGTAGGAAATATAAACAAAccttttagaaacaaacaaataaattctttttttttttccacgtggaagaggtttaattaagagggggtggaggatagcggcgcaggaagaggggggagagaagaaaagagaaaagagagcaaaTAAATTCTTTGTTAAAACCTTGAGactgcccagcagtggtggcacatgcctttaatcccagcacttgggaggcagaggcaggcagatttctgagtttgaggccagcctggtcttcagccagggctacacagagaaaccctgtcttgaaaaatgaacaacaacaaaagaacccaaaaaataaaatcaaaaacaaaaataaaaccttgagGGTGGTGCTGGGCACACTGTATGAGACGGCACAACTGGTAAGTGTATCTACCACCAAGCCAGgggacttgggttcaaatcctgtcAAGGTTCAATCcatggcacacacaaacacacacacacacaaattaattaaaatgtaagaaaaagcaatttagctggccaggcaatggtggcgctaTCCCGTGATACCAGTAtttcagaggtggaggcagaaggatcagaagtccaaagtCGCCAGGTAGGATGGGACACGCCTTAAACACAACAttccagaggtagaggcaagcagatttctgtgaattcaaggccagcctgacagagctctattacatacacacacacacacacacacacacacacacacacacacacacacacagagagagagagagagagagagagagagagagagagagagagagagagagagagagagagagagagagagagagagagagagagagaggcagagagagagagacagagaaacagagagagacagagagagacagagagggagagagaggcaccCTGGGACACTGGTCCCACCAGATGCTTCTGGCTCGAGTGTCTTCAGAGTCTTCAGTCTCCCTCTGCTTTGCTCACCTCTCCTTTCCCATATGCTGAAGGTTGAATAATCAGGGCACAAAATCACCATGTATATTTTGGGGGTAAGAAACTGAGACAGCAAGGGGCTGAGATCCAGGTCGAAAAGTGAGGTGGTAGGGTGGTTTCAGTGATGAGGACAGCACtaactgcccttccagaggacctgggttcgattcccactACCTACAGTGCAGTTCACAACCAGCTGTAAGTCTAGTTCCCGGGGCTCCagtgtcttctggcttctctagGGAGTTaggcacacacgtggtacacagacGCACATGCACGCAAAGCATccattcacacaaaataaatacataaataaaagatgtCTTAGAAAGAGGTAGAGATGAAACCTGGGAGAAGGGCCAAGTAAAACAAATAGAGCACAACTCTAAACTCCGCGGTTTTAGTCAGGCACACCAAAGCATGCCTGgtcaggctgagacaggaggaatggaagttcaaggctagcctgggctgggctacatagtgagaccctgtctccaagaaagaaaggaaggaaggaaggatggaagaaaggaaggaaggaaggaagggaagaaggaaagtctGTCAATCCCATGATTTTAAGACAGACATCTAAGGCGATTATTCCTGTAATTTTCTGATTTAGGAATCTTTGCCCCTCTTTATATTCTGCCCCCTACCCCTCCATTTACCTCTTACCTGAAAGTAATGAGCAGGAAGGGACTACCCTCTCTAGCTCCAGTGGGCTGGCAGGCTTTATATCTCTGGAGGCCCCCCTCCTTCCATATCAGGCAGCTCCTCCGTCCTAGGCCAAAGTCCTGGCCAACAGAGCCAcagaggggggtggggtggcaggcctGGAAGCGTAATGGCCAGTGACATTCCCTGTCAGATCAAACCACAGGGGAGCCCCACTTTGAAAAGGCACCCATAAACTGGGCAGAGCTGTAACCTCAAGCTCTttcagaaggctaaggcaggaggatcaagaattcagaGTGAGTGAATCTAGGAACTACGGGGCAACTTAGCAAGATTTTTATCTGAAAACGAAAAGGTTTTGTTATGGTTTTATTCAAACACAGGTttttgtgtagctcaggctaccaGAACTCTCAGTGTAGCTGAGGGTatatcttccaagtgctgggattgcaggtttctgccaccatggccagcctggtctacagagcaagttccaggacagctggaaagTTAACCTATCCTGTAACAGCCTGTTACCAAGACTACTGACCTGCGTTCAGTTTCCCGAGTAAAGGGAGAGAACAAACTCTTGAAGGTTGTGTTTTGAAGCCCTACACATGGCACGtgtgtgccaacacacacacataaatgtaatgATTGGCACTCTGTCACATTATCCACTCAGCTACCTTGTCATCCCCTcaatagatataattttaaaaagaaggctggccgggaggtggtggcacatgcctataatctcagcacttgggaggcagagacaggcagatttctgagttcgaggccagcctggtctacagagtgaattccaggacagccagggctacacagagaaaccctgtctcgaaaaaaccacaataaataaataaataaataaataaataataaataaataaataaaaataaaaattaaaaaaaaggctAGGGTTGGGGCTCTGATGGGGAATTACCTGACATGTGTTGGGcccttggttctctcctttaGAGCCTCCCCCCTACTGTCTCCCACAAAACAGAGACAATCCCCAATTCCTGAGAGAGATAGGTGTGGTTGGATATTGTAGAGGGCTTTCTGGATTTGCGGAACCCACTTGGAATACTGTATGAGATCTGCATGTTCTAGGAAGAGAGGGGCATTGTGAGGATGTGGGTCATCTGACCCATACTGGCCTCCAAGATTTTGCCTCCTTCCTGAATCTGAGCTGGCGCCTGGAAGTCTCCTGTTCACTTCAAGCCGAAGCCCTGTGGGTAGCGGGAGGGTGATCACTTTGGCCCCTCCCCCTAAAGCTTTCTTTGTGTCCTCCCCAGCCAGGTGACAACTTTTCCACTTATTAACTCCTAGATATGACggaaggttgacctctggcctcaagAGGAGCCATGTGTCCGGTGACACAGATCAAGAACAAACACCTTTATTGTGGGTGCCAGGGGAGGGAGGTACGTGGCACTTTAACCCTGAGTCCAGTCTCTGCAGAGCAGTCTGGGACACAGGCTGTGGGTCTTGTTTAGGAGGTGGTCTCTGGAACTCTGCAGCCAGGCCTGAGTTCGGGGACCCAGGTCTTTCAGGTGATCTTCATAGTAGGTCTGCACAAAGCCCTGGACAGCTTCGGGGCCCCTGTGTAAAGGGGACATCTCAGGTGACAAACCAGATACTACAGGGGTTCAATCCTTTCTACTTCTGACCTTCAGATTCAAGACTCCAGAGTCTTTGTACCCTCAGACCCAGGGGTCCAGGCCCtggccctcctccctcagacccaggggTCCAGGCCCcggccctcctccctcagacccaggggTCCAGGCCCcggccctcctccctcagacccaggggTCCAGGCCCcggccctcctccctcagacccagggtCTAGCCACAGGCTCTCTTTCCACTCTAACTCTGGTGTCCCCTCGACCCCAGCCAAGCACCAAAACTCTCTCACCAGAACCACTGCCATCTGTCCCTGGTTCTGGTTACCAGTGGCTCCACCATCTCCATCACCCTGGCCCTTACCAGGCTCCAGCGGCTGCTCTCAGGGCCAGGTGTGGGGCTCAGGCTTTCTGTAGACATGGATGCTAGGGAAAAACCACAGAGGAGCTTGAGATCTCAGAACCCCATTCCTCTTTCCCTGTTTGTTACTCTTGGGGACAGGTGGACTCATCTTTGTACCTAGACACCCACATCACTCCTTATTACAGGCCACACCTGACTTCACCTGGCCTAGACTCAGTTTCCCATCCTGTAGAAGGGGCACAATGATGGCCTTTTTGAAGGGTATTGCACAACATGGGAGCAAGTAAACAGGAAAGTACCCTGTATATTGCACAACCAAGCTCATCCTGGCCTGTTAGGCCCTCTGATACCACAGCTATCTCTCCACTATTTGACCCCATCTCCTCCTCACTGCTGGTCCCTCCCTTATCTCTCCGTCTCCTGAGATTTTCTTGCTCAGTCTGCAACTCCAATTTCTACCTGGTGCCTCTGTCCTCTAACCTCCTAACCCTCCTGGCCTCCTGGCCCCTGACCcaggccagcctctgcctcccagtccttcccacaAAACTAGCTGTCTCCTCCATGTACTGAGGAGCAAAAGCCTGCTATAATTTATCCTCTTCTGTGGACAATGTCTCCCAGCTTTGCTTCCAGTCCCTctgggacacacacagacacacacagacacacacacacacacacacacacacacattcctcctGCTCTAGCACCCACACACCTAGGTAGAGACTCACACCCAGATGCTACCAGGCACACAAGTATACATGTGCAttcttgtgttgttgttttttttttttttttttttttttttttttttctttcaagacagggtttctctgtgtagccctggctgtcctggaactcagaaatccacctgcctctgcctcccaagtgctgggattaaaggcatgggccaccactgcccggcatgttgtttttttttttttcaaacatgtatgtaagtatgtatgtatgtatgtatgtatgtatgtatgcgagTAAACTGTTactctctccagacacaccagaagaaggcatcggatcccattacagatggttgtgaggcaccatgaggttgttgggaattggaatcaggacctctggaagagcagttaaggctcttaaccactaagccatctcttcagcactattttatttttatcatgtgtATATGGTCCTGTCTGTGAGCACATAAACAAGTGcactgtggaggccaaaggtgtcagattccctggagctggggttacagacagttgtgaggctgggaactgaactcaggtcctctgcaagagcggtacatgcccttaactactgagctaccactgagccatccatccccactgagccatccatccctctagcctatttttttttaaagatttatttatttaatttatgtatgtgagtatacactgtagctgtacagatagttgtgagccttcatctgcttgctctggtcaaccacactagctctggcccaaagatttatttattatcataaataagtacgctgtagctgtcttcagactcaccagaagagggcgtcagaagtcattacgggtggttgtgagccactatgtggttgctgggattcgaactcaggacctttggaagagcagtcggtgctcttacccgctgagccatttcaccagccccctctagcctattattgttgttgttgctgttgttgttgttttgaga includes:
- the Apoc4 gene encoding apolipoprotein C-IV, with amino-acid sequence MASDCHCHWPHRFEVLPRGVGRSQGEGSFQCCLSLSRCEELSTEGQRDRGTKSPEMSLLRCRPQALPSLCLSMLFLACFVASMSTESLSPTPGPESSRWSLVRARVMEMVEPLVTRTRDRWQWFWGPEAVQGFVQTYYEDHLKDLGPRTQAWLQSSRDHLLNKTHSLCPRLLCRDWTQG